A section of the Papio anubis isolate 15944 chromosome 16, Panubis1.0, whole genome shotgun sequence genome encodes:
- the PRR5 gene encoding proline-rich protein 5 isoform X3 — protein MVILRDKIRFYEGQKLLDSLAETWDFFFSDVLPMLQAIFYPVQGKEPSVRQLALLHFRNAITLSVKLEDALARAHARVPPAIVQMLLVLQGVHESRGVTEDYLRLEMLVQKVVSPYLGTYGLHSSEGPFTHSCILDKRLLRRSRSGDVLAKNPVVRSKSYNTPLLNPVQEHEAEGAAAGGPSIRRHSVSEMTSCPEPQGFSDPPGQGSAGAFRSSPAPHSGPCPSRLYPTTQPPEQGLDPTRSSLPHASPENLVDQILESVDSDSEGIFIDFGRGRGSGMSNLEGSGGRQSVV, from the exons ATGGTGATCCTTCGGGACAAGATCCGCTTCTACGAGG GACAGAAGCTGCTGGACTCGCTGGCAGAGACCTGGGACTTCTTCTTCAGTGACGTGCTGCCCATGCTGCAGGCCATCTTCTACCCGGTGCAG GGCAAGGAGCCGTCGGTGCGCCAGCTGGCCCTGCTGCACTTCCGGAACGCCATCACCCTCAGTGTGAAGCTAGAGGATGCGCTGGCCCGGGCCCATGCCCGCGTGCCCCCTGCCATCGTGCAGATGCTGCTGGTGCTGCAG GGGGTACATGAGTCCAGGGGCGTGACCGAGGACTACCTGCGCCTGGAGATGCTGGTTCAGAAGGTGGTGTCGCCATACCTGGGCACCTACGGCCTCCACTCCAGCGAGGGGCCCTTCACCCATTCCTGCATCCTGG ACAAGCGCCTCCTCCGCCGCTCCCGCTCAGGGGACGTGCTGGCCAAGAACCCGGTGGTGCGCTCCAAGAGCTACAACACGCCGCTGCTGAACCCCGTGCAGGAGCACGAGGCGGAGGGCGCGGCGGCCGGCGGCCCCAGCATCCGCAGGCACTCCGTGTCGGAGATGACGTCCTGCCCCGAGCCCCAGGGCTTCTCCGACCCGCCCGGCCAGGGCTCTGCCGGGGCCTTCAGGTCCTCCCCAGCACCCCACTCAGGGCCCTGCCCCAGCAGACTCTACCCCACGACCCAGCCCCCTGAGCAGGGCTTGGATCCCACCCGCAGCTCCCTGCCCCACGCCAGCCCGGAGAACCTGGTGGACCAGATCCTGGAGTCCGTGGACTCAGATTCTGAAGGGATTTTCATTGACTTTGGCCGGGGCCGGGGCTCTGGCATGTCCAACTTGGAGGGCTCTGGTGGCCGGCAGAGTGTCGTGTGA